The Bacteroidales bacterium DNA segment CCTGCTCTCACTTATTTTCAACCAAATGGCATACGGCAGCGATTACTTCAACGGAGAAAGCACGGCTGTCGATGTTATCATCCTTCTCGTTTCTATAGCCGCAATTATTTACTCCATAAATATCAGCTATAAAGCTGTCCGGCATGTGCAAAAGGTCGAAAGAGGTAGAGCGATCTGGTGGTTTATTGTTGCGCCGGCAATATTTTATATAATAGTTTTTGGTACAGGATTCGCTTCCGGCTTATAATTTTATGGACAAGAAAGACAAAATTAATTTTGATTTAGACTTTTTAGAGAAAGACGCTCCAGAAGCGAATTCTAACAAGCCTGTCCATCAAAAGAAAACTGAAGAAACGAAAAGCGACTCATCTAAGCCATCCAAGCCCATGTCAGATGGAGCAAAGAAATGGTTAGCCGGAATCGCCATAGTTGGTGCAATCGCATTGTTCGGGGCTTTTAGCGACGACTCAAGTCCAACAAACCCCACGAGTAATTCGACAGTCACCGCGACCCAGTATGACGACGGACTAATCCAGACCGGACAGTACCGATGCTCTCAATATCATCACAACATGGCGGGAGAGCTCGAGCCGTCCGTCTCAGAAGGTACATCTTTGGATTCGAAGACTGCCCAGTTAGCCTCTGAGAGTGACAGGATGGATTCAGAGAAATACCAGCTCGAAAACGAGTATGTCGATGAATACGATCAATGGAGTATAGATCAGCACAATGAGAGCATCGATGACTATAATTCTCGACTACAATCATATCGATATAGAGTACAGTCTCATGAGGCAGCTATTGATAGCTATAACGCTCAGGTCGAAACCTATAACAATTATCTTGTAGCGAATTGCACTCGCGCATATTAATACTATGACTACAGTAACCAAACCAATTTTACATCCAGGTTTTAAGCTGAAAGACAGCATCAGCATTAAAGCACGCCTCGAAAAGATTTTTTTCACAGAGGTATACTCACTTTCGAATGAAAAGTTTCTATATCTTTTCACCAACATCCAACAGGATGAAGTTATCGATCGGAGTCAAAAATACGAACTCGTAAATCTCGATATTGGTGGGAAGAAATATCTCGGCGTGATTATCGATGAGCATTCCCACGACAAAATAACGGCAATCGTTGACGATTTGACTGTCTTGCGCGGGTTTGATTGCGTTGCGGGCATGCGCCCCCTCAAGGCAATGCTCATGAGCGATGTCATTGAGCCTCTTCTTAATCCCGAAAAGTACAAGAAATTTAAACTAGGTATTCCGAATGGTATCTTACTTTTCGGACCTCCGGGATGCGGAAAAACATTCATTGTTAAGAAATTGGCCGAAGAGCTCGGGTATAATTTTATCGAAATGAATCCGTCCTCCGTCGCAACATCGTATGTTCACGGTGCCGTTGGAAATATCGGCAAGGTCTTTGAGATGGCGAGATTGCAAGCACCATCGATTGTCTTTATTGACGAGATTGAGGGTCTTATTCCAAAGCGAGAAGAACTCAGCTCGTCTGCAGATATCAAGAAAGAGGAAATCAATGAGTTTCTCCTCCAGCTCAACAATGCCGGTAGCAGTAAGATTTTGGTTGTTGGAGCTACAAACCGTCCTCACATGATCGATACAGCAATCCTACGATCTGGACGAATGGACAAACGAATATTCGTTGGACCGCCAGATTTGGAAGCTAGGAGAGACCTGTTCAAAATTTGTCTTTCAGGTCGACCTTACGATAAAAAAATCGACTTTGAAAAGCTCGCCAAAATGTCTGAGAACTATGTGGGATCAGATATTGAGCTCATCGTAACTGAGGCGGCTCGGGCGGCCGTGTCTCAAGATAAAAAAATGGTCGATGAGAAAATGTTGGCCGGTGCAATCAAAAAGTTTAACCCTTCGATCTCGCCCGAGGAAATCGCATATTACAATCAATTTGGTGACCTAGAAAGATCGTAAAATATTTATGATAACCAAAGAACAAGGCGAATATCGAATACTGTTTTCAAAGATTGCGACCATTGCACTTTTGGTTGCCGTAATTCCAATCTGGCCATATTTCTTTTATCAGTTCCTTAAGCTTGCTGTATTCGGTGCGTCCGCTTTCTCGGTTTACCTTTACCACAAAGAAAAAAATACAAAATGGATGATGGTCATGATCGTGATTGCTATTATTTTCAATCCGATCAACGCACTTTATTTTGGACACTTCCTCTGGTCAGTTGTGGACATAATTGTGGCAGTAATGTTCTTCAAATCACCGAAACATAATTAATCTGATCCCGCCGTCCGTCCGTCCGCTCAAAAGTTTTGGGGGCGAAGCCCCCTCCAGAGGCGGGC contains these protein-coding regions:
- a CDS encoding ATP-binding protein, which encodes MTTVTKPILHPGFKLKDSISIKARLEKIFFTEVYSLSNEKFLYLFTNIQQDEVIDRSQKYELVNLDIGGKKYLGVIIDEHSHDKITAIVDDLTVLRGFDCVAGMRPLKAMLMSDVIEPLLNPEKYKKFKLGIPNGILLFGPPGCGKTFIVKKLAEELGYNFIEMNPSSVATSYVHGAVGNIGKVFEMARLQAPSIVFIDEIEGLIPKREELSSSADIKKEEINEFLLQLNNAGSSKILVVGATNRPHMIDTAILRSGRMDKRIFVGPPDLEARRDLFKICLSGRPYDKKIDFEKLAKMSENYVGSDIELIVTEAARAAVSQDKKMVDEKMLAGAIKKFNPSISPEEIAYYNQFGDLERS